In bacterium, the genomic stretch AGCACACCGCCGAGCAAACCGCCTGGTATATTCGGCCACTCGTGCCCCTTGGGTTATGGATGCGAGCGTTTGCGACCATTGGACGCAATGTTTTGTATATGATTTGGCGGAGAATAAAGCGGGAGAAAGCTCGATGAAGGCGCGTTTTAATTGGGTTTTGGTTTGCTTAGGAATTGCGATAGCCTCACTTATTGGGGGGCATTACTATCTTGGCATCCAACCTGTTGCTCCCGGCTTTGGGGTTTTGCAAGGCTTCTGGGAAGGTGACCTCCAACTGGCCGCCGAATGGTTGGTAACAGTTTTATTGGTAATAGCTTTCTGTTGGGTGATGGTTTCAAACGATGTTATTCGCCGACCAGCAGCGCCGATAGCCTTGCTTTCAGTGCTCTTCTGGTTTTGGATTGTAAGTAGCGCCACTGTTGCGAAGCAGCCCTATGCGGCATCTCTTGAAGCTGCAAGATGGGGAATTGCGCTTCTTACTTTATTCGTTGTAGTCGCTTTGGCTGGTCGAGGTGAATTTGCCCGCGCCCTTATGGTTACAATTGCTATTGTCGGCACTCTCTGTGCGTTAAAGGGCGTTTGGGATTTTGCCCTTTCGGCTTATGGCGATCCGGGCTATCGGGCATTCGGCCCTTTCTTCAACCCTGATTACTTCGCAGGCTTTCTGGTAATGAGCCTTATGGTAACACTTGGGCTTCTTGCCGGAGCATTGGGTGTTGGCCGAACACTCTTTGGAACGATGGCGACCGCACAACTTTTCGCGTTGCTTTTAACCGGCTCTCGATTCGGTCTTGCTTCCTTTATATTGGCCTTCATTATGTTCCTTTTCACCCTCCGTTGGTTCGGCCTCTCAATTAAGCCAATCTTAGCGCGCTCGGCAGCAATTATCGCTATTGTAATATTGCTGGTAGTGCTGTTTACTGCCCAATTTCACGCTTTTCCTGGTTCAAGGCTAGCGAAAGGAGCAACCACCGAAAGTCATTCCGGAAAATTTAGACTTATGACTTGGAAAGGGACGGCGCGTATGATTGCCGCTCAACCGATCCTCGGTCACGGCATCGGCTCATTTCAGTATGCCTACCCAAAATATGCCTTCACTGGCTACACCATGCTAGCCCATAGCAGCTATATGCAATTGAGCGCGGAAACCGGCATTATGGGACTTTTGCTCTTTCTGGGATTGATAATAGCCTGGTACGTGTTTGTATTGCAGCGTGAGAAGACCCCTCTGAACACAGCTTCTGTCACGAGCATAGCGATGCTTATTGACGACCCGCGAATCTACAGGGCAGCTGTTATTGCTGCTATCACAGGCGCATGTGCGCGTAATCTTGTAGATTCAGACCTCTCAATATTTGCCAACCTTATCACTTTTTGGGCATTAATCGGACTTGGTTTGAGCCTATCGGTCGATGCGATTGCAGCCAGCTTTTTGCCAAGGGGCGTGCGTTGGTTGGCAGCTTCTATCTTGGGGTTATCAGTCATTACTTTCTACTCAACCGTTGGAATTGCCTCAATTTACGCAGGGCAAGCTGATTGGGCTTATCAACAAGCTTTTAAAGGTGAAAATGCTCAAGCGCTGCTTGAAGATGCGCGCAGCAATATAGAGCGGGCGATTGTTTTAGATAGCCACAACTCGGAATATGAAATGGAATTGGGAGATGTGCTTCTTATGCAATCTTCGAATATCCAAGAAGCGCAGCGAGTATCAGTCCCTCATTACCAGCAGGCAATCAGGCTTCAACCAAGCCCAAAGACCTATACGCGCTATGCCTCGCTTCTGGAATATCTCGCAAACAATACCACTTCTCCTGATGTCCGAACTCAAAATTTAGAAATCGCTATTGAATCTCTCAAGAAATCGCTTGAATTCAGTCCAAATGATGTGGGGAACAAACTTCGACTTGCCCATATCTACGAGCGGTCGGGTTCTCCAGTTTTGGCCTATGTTGCGTATCAAGAGATGGTTAAACTAGAAGCCAGTCCCGCCAATCAAATACAAGCCACTCCTGAGTTTGTTGAAGAGCGTTTTGGGGAAGCCTATCTCAAGCTGGCTCAAAAAGCGATTAGTCAAAACGACTACAAGACAGCAATCCCGTTGTTGGAATCGGCAGTCCGCATCTATGAAAAGTACTGCATCATCACTCGCCCTTTGCTGAAACGCTTTTTCGAAGCTGGGCGCCCAAGTATCGCCGGCTACACGTTAAGCCGTGATAGTGAGGCGATGGAAAACTATCAAAAATCTCTTGAAGCATTGAAGTCAGCCTACATCACCCAAAATCAACCGGAAAAAGCGCGACAAACAGATGAACTTTTGGAGAAGAATAAAGCAGATCATGCTCTCCTAAAAGCCCCCTCAACCCAGTAAGATATCCTTCAACCGCACTAATCTACTCTCAGAAGAAGCCCTAATATAAAAAAAACGGGTCAGTAATTTACCGACCCGTTGAAGAAGGAGACTTCTAACTATTTTATGAGTGCTATAAAATTCGCATGATCCTGATAGTATCTCAAAACCGATAACCACCAATCTCCTGCTTGTTCTATATATATAATATGACGACTCAACCAGAAAAAGTTCCATGAATTTGCATTATTCATAGAATTATCCTATTTATTCCAATCTTCATCTGCCAAATCAGTGGACAACGGAACAGGAGCTTGACGGGTAGTGAGCCTGCAGGTATAATTCTACTCGCGCTGCCGGGTCGTTCAATGGTAGGACAACGGTTTTTGGAGCCGTCTATCGTGGTTCGAATCCACGCCTGGCAGTCCTCATCACCTTCTAAAACGGCACTTATTAATCCCTAATTCGGGCGTAGGCAAGGAGAATTCAATGGAAAATACGCAAAAAACTATCTTCCTTGACCGAGACGGGGTCATTAATGAAGACCGCATCGAATATGTGACTAACCTAAGCGAACTAACGATTTTCCCCTTTGTCCCCGAAGCGATTGCTCGTCTCAATCGTGCCGGTTATCGAGTGATTGTCATTTCCAACCAGCAAGGCATCGCCAAAAAAGTTGTAACGGAAGATGATTTGAAAGCGATTTCCGAGAATATACAGAAGACAGTCCAAAAATCAGGCGGAGAAATTGCACATTTCTATTACTGCAAACACCTGAAAGAGGATATGTGCAACTGCCGGAAGCCAAAAGCTGGACTTATCCTTCAGGCTGCCCTTGATTTTGGGATAAAATTAGAGGGTTGCTACCTCATCGGCGATACCGAAAAAGACCTCATTGCCGCCCGATCTGCAGGCTGTACCCCCATTCTTGTACTCAGCGGGCACACTCAGCCCGATATGATCCCCAAGTTATCCACACAACCGGCCTATGTCGCTGCTAATTTGGCGGAAGCTGTTGATTGGGTTCTTCAATAAAAGTAGATTTGTATATTTATTACTGCTTAAACTTCAATAAGACTTGCGGCTAGTTATCTGGTATGCTAAAATATAAATGTTTTCATTTTAATTGGATGAAGTGACATGTTACATACTCGTCAAGCGTTTGATAACGAATTACAGGCTTTGCAACAAGAGCTTCTCGAAATGGCTAGCTTTGTTGAGCAGATGATCAATGATGCTGTCGAATCTCTTGCACGCCAAGATCCCGCTCTTGCGCTTCAAGTGATTATCCGAGATGATATCGTTGACGAATTGGATATTGATATCGAGCAGCGATGTTTGCGTTTGCTTGCTCTTCAACAGCCCATGGCGATCGATTTGCGAATTATTGGAACCGCCATGAAGATGATTACGGATATTGAACGAGTGGGCGACCACTCAGTTGATATCGCAAAAGCTGCCCGAAAAATTATGAAAGAATCCCAACCTGAGATGTTGGTCGATATACCTCGCTTGAGTGTGATGGCTCGAGCAATGCTGCGTGAAAGTTTACAGTCTTTCGCCAAACGTGATTTAGACCTGGTTAAAAAGGTCTGTGATGAGGATGACGATGTCGACCGCTTGTATCGCGAGCTTCGCGAGCAGTTGCATGATATTATGCGAAAAAATCCCGATTTAGTTGTTCAAGCATCTTGGCAGCTTATGATTGTTCATTATCTTGAGCGCGTAGCTGACCACGCAACCAATATCGCTGAACGGGTCGCATTTATGGAGACCGGCAGACTCGAACAATTAGCTCGTACCCATCGAACCGACCAATCAACTGGCTCTGCACTATCT encodes the following:
- a CDS encoding O-antigen ligase family protein, which gives rise to MKARFNWVLVCLGIAIASLIGGHYYLGIQPVAPGFGVLQGFWEGDLQLAAEWLVTVLLVIAFCWVMVSNDVIRRPAAPIALLSVLFWFWIVSSATVAKQPYAASLEAARWGIALLTLFVVVALAGRGEFARALMVTIAIVGTLCALKGVWDFALSAYGDPGYRAFGPFFNPDYFAGFLVMSLMVTLGLLAGALGVGRTLFGTMATAQLFALLLTGSRFGLASFILAFIMFLFTLRWFGLSIKPILARSAAIIAIVILLVVLFTAQFHAFPGSRLAKGATTESHSGKFRLMTWKGTARMIAAQPILGHGIGSFQYAYPKYAFTGYTMLAHSSYMQLSAETGIMGLLLFLGLIIAWYVFVLQREKTPLNTASVTSIAMLIDDPRIYRAAVIAAITGACARNLVDSDLSIFANLITFWALIGLGLSLSVDAIAASFLPRGVRWLAASILGLSVITFYSTVGIASIYAGQADWAYQQAFKGENAQALLEDARSNIERAIVLDSHNSEYEMELGDVLLMQSSNIQEAQRVSVPHYQQAIRLQPSPKTYTRYASLLEYLANNTTSPDVRTQNLEIAIESLKKSLEFSPNDVGNKLRLAHIYERSGSPVLAYVAYQEMVKLEASPANQIQATPEFVEERFGEAYLKLAQKAISQNDYKTAIPLLESAVRIYEKYCIITRPLLKRFFEAGRPSIAGYTLSRDSEAMENYQKSLEALKSAYITQNQPEKARQTDELLEKNKADHALLKAPSTQ
- a CDS encoding HAD family hydrolase, giving the protein MENTQKTIFLDRDGVINEDRIEYVTNLSELTIFPFVPEAIARLNRAGYRVIVISNQQGIAKKVVTEDDLKAISENIQKTVQKSGGEIAHFYYCKHLKEDMCNCRKPKAGLILQAALDFGIKLEGCYLIGDTEKDLIAARSAGCTPILVLSGHTQPDMIPKLSTQPAYVAANLAEAVDWVLQ
- the phoU gene encoding phosphate signaling complex protein PhoU codes for the protein MLHTRQAFDNELQALQQELLEMASFVEQMINDAVESLARQDPALALQVIIRDDIVDELDIDIEQRCLRLLALQQPMAIDLRIIGTAMKMITDIERVGDHSVDIAKAARKIMKESQPEMLVDIPRLSVMARAMLRESLQSFAKRDLDLVKKVCDEDDDVDRLYRELREQLHDIMRKNPDLVVQASWQLMIVHYLERVADHATNIAERVAFMETGRLEQLARTHRTDQSTGSALSESDE